Part of the Vigna angularis cultivar LongXiaoDou No.4 chromosome 1, ASM1680809v1, whole genome shotgun sequence genome, TCTTTCTCCCttcccaacaacaacaacacgcTCTACCCCCCAGACGGAACCCCACGCGCCGCGGTCGAACCGATCCGGCTCCAGCTCCAGCTCCGGCTCCGGTTCCGGCTGCTTCTCAGCCGGTTAAGAAACGCGGCCGCAAAAAAGGTTGGGGAGTGAAGGATGGGGATAAGAGTCAGGTTCAGAGCGTTGATGAAAACGAGGCGAGTGTAGTGGACGTGGAATCTGAGTGCGTGGATCCTCCCGCGAGGGTTACGCGGAAGTCGAACAGAGGACGGAGTGTGCTTAAAGAATTGAGTGTTGATAATTTGATTCTTGCGGAGAAGGTGGAGGAACAGAAGGATACGCGGAATCCGAGATTGGTTGTGGTTTCTGTTTCCAGTGATGATGATTTGGATAATCCGGTGGTGGAGGAACCGAAGCAAGCGCGTCGGACACGGAATTCGAAGAACACGCGTGGAGTGACTGCGAAAATTGAGAATGTTgagaagaagacgaagatggCTGTTGCTGGAAAGAGGGAATTGGATAAGGAATCGAGTGTTGATATTTTGATTCTTGCGGAGAAGGTGGAGGAGCAGAAGAGTACGCGGAATCCGAGTTTGGTTCTGGTTTCTGTTTCCGGTGATGATAATTTGGATGATCCGGTGGTGGAGGAACCGAAGAAAGCGCGCGGGACACGGAATTCGAAGAACACGCGTGGAGTGACTGCGAAAACTGGGAATGTTGAGAAGAAGACAAAGATGGTTGTTGCTGGAGAGAgggaattggatgaagaaggtGAAGATGGGAATGGTGGGAAAGAGGCTTGTGATGGGAAAGAAAAGGGGAATTCGAATGAAGATGATAGGAATTGGCCTGATTTGAATAAGATGACACTTGGTGAGTGGCTTGACTTCTTGGAAATTCACTTCCCCAAACAGATAATAGATGAAACAGAAGAAATGTTTGATTCGATGACTCAAACAGCTGAGAGACTCCTCGAGTACATCGCAGAGAGGCAACGACAAAATGCCAAGGATAAAATGGCACTTGAGAGATAGGCCAAAATGTTAGTTTCCTTGTCGACTTTACTAGTTTGTTTAACTTGTTTTATTTGTAAGTATGCTTACATAGGGCATGGTTTTCATAAGTTTAGTTCCTATTGCATTGGCGGTTTTGTGTCACAGAGACATATCTATTACGTTTCAAGCTGCTTAATGGAATTTTGTATCTATTCTTAGATACGGTTTGAGGTCTGCTATTGCATGATCTGCACTGGCTGAGGATCTAACTTGTGTAGGGTTTTAGTTATGGAGCAGCTTTTCTTGAACCAGGTAGAATGCTATTTCTTGGGaagagtgagatctctatattAATTTGTATCAGTGTTGTATACTAtgttattataaatatcaaattgCAACTGTGTTCTCAACAAATCAAATAGACTTGCTCAACTGCctactatatttttatttatctagaGAGTTGAGTGAATTTTGTCCCTGTGCTCTAGTTTCAGTGTCTTTGCATTACGGAGGTACAAATTATCTGTTGATGAGACCTACAACTTCATATATTGCTTTTCGTATACATTTGATGAGTTACAAAATGTTTGGTACAGTGAAATGAAATCCTATATCTGCAGCAGACTAAACATGTATGTTTAGTTGTACATTTTTTATTCGGTGAAAAAGAAGTGTATGCTGATCTAAAATACTTGAATTTgggttttatatataaattccaACATTTCAATAATGGTAGGTTTGCTTTATTgcatatatttgttttaatccttaaaatatTACCTTATGTTATTCAGGGCCAACTAAAAGCTTTTAAACTGCATATTATGATACTTTTGATGTCCCTATTCCTTTCCTATCATATCATAAGCATTTTCTATGGCGTGTTTGATTTGTATCGTGAACTGTTTTCATTGCTCACACGATAATTTATTGTAACCTGTTTCTTTAGTCAAAATTGCTTGGAGGTTGTAATTTGTAACTAAACCAGTTGCGTGCAAACTTATTTGTCATAGAAGTACGGTAACTGTATGCTAGTGGTGCGTGCGGAGTAGTAAGAAAAAACATTCCACATCTATATCTGTCATTTATTCAACGTGATTGATTGTAAATGTAATTTGCTGAGATACTAAGAAGTTATGGttagtaaattaatttataataaattttagtttcttatgCTCCAAGCTTACTCTGAAACACCACTGACAGAGTGTTAAGGATAACTAATACCATTTCcatctttcttttattgttttactgAACTACATTGTTGTTTGATCTAGTCAAGGGGTTGTTCGAAGAAGCTATGGCAAGTGTGTTCTCTccagttatttttattattttagttacaATTGATGAAGTCTAAATATACTGAGTTGTCTGAGATATGACTAATACGTGTTTTGTGGAAAATTCTACCACCACTTATATGAAAGTCTGGCTACAAGACTTTGTATTCATTAAAATTCTTCTTTGTTGATTTTGAATCATATTATATTGCTTTTTAGAGTGTAATTATTAAGTGATCTGATTTGTGTATGTGTATTTATACTTTGATACAGTCTAATTTTTGGAGTTATACAAAATCCCTATCATTTCTCATTCTCAAGTTGTCCAAAGATATGATGGACTGGAAGCATCGGGTAATGCTCGAGTTATGATGCAGAGGATTTGTTGTGTAATCATACCCACCACCCACCAGGTGGAAGATTATCATGCCATTGCAGTCTTGTAGCGTTCTGCATAATTCAGATGACCCTTTACTTTGATAGATAATACAGATGCTCTTGAGACCGAGACTCCATGAAATTTTAGTGTCAAGTGTTTTATGCATCATGGTTTTAGAGGAGTATGCAAAACTTAAACGATCATTTTGTTATAGCTTGATGATTGTTATAAATGAAGAACCTTACATTTTTTTAGATGTACAATTTGATGATTTATAGTTTATTTCTA contains:
- the LOC108333998 gene encoding FHA domain-containing protein At4g14490; its protein translation is MDEEAPILRLEILQGPRQGETLDFKPGSAVRIGRIVKGNTLPIKDPGISSKHLSILNESGKWMLRDLDSSNGTVLDTSHIPPNTPFALHHDSTIKIGEFTSIHVIFLPSQQQQHALPPRRNPTRRGRTDPAPAPAPAPVPAASQPVKKRGRKKGWGVKDGDKSQVQSVDENEASVVDVESECVDPPARVTRKSNRGRSVLKELSVDNLILAEKVEEQKDTRNPRLVVVSVSSDDDLDNPVVEEPKQARRTRNSKNTRGVTAKIENVEKKTKMAVAGKRELDKESSVDILILAEKVEEQKSTRNPSLVLVSVSGDDNLDDPVVEEPKKARGTRNSKNTRGVTAKTGNVEKKTKMVVAGERELDEEGEDGNGGKEACDGKEKGNSNEDDRNWPDLNKMTLGEWLDFLEIHFPKQIIDETEEMFDSMTQTAERLLEYIAERQRQNAKDKMALER